One stretch of Labrenzia sp. CE80 DNA includes these proteins:
- a CDS encoding phytanoyl-CoA dioxygenase family protein, translating into MKPLAYLNAPFWLMGVVGAEKSLKKNPILGSETLNRWGLHKKRVQIAANLAAARRKRLASTLNSDERAFFDENGYFVTRNFLPDADFEALKQEIFGKPFEAREMRQGAAVTRMTPLPPAVLNVNPAIARTLRDPRAVAQIRYAASQSGQPMGFLQTVIAQPSGKKDPQTNVHADTFHATSKAWLFLQDVGEDDGPFCFVPGSHKLTEQRLDWQHQCSMSASRGQDSHHASGSFRISAEELEALGLPQPKRMAVPANTLVVADTFAFHGRTPSDKPTVRCEVHWHMRRNPFLPWTGLDPKSLPGIRERELQLFMPIADAMEKYAKKRNVWRPVGEVPVGSEPHV; encoded by the coding sequence ATGAAACCGCTTGCCTATCTGAACGCACCCTTCTGGTTGATGGGTGTTGTCGGAGCTGAAAAGTCCTTGAAGAAAAACCCGATCTTGGGCAGCGAGACCCTCAATCGCTGGGGGCTTCATAAAAAGCGAGTCCAGATCGCAGCCAATCTTGCGGCGGCGCGGCGCAAGAGGCTGGCGTCGACACTGAACTCCGATGAGCGCGCGTTTTTCGATGAAAACGGCTATTTTGTTACGCGCAATTTCCTGCCCGACGCGGACTTCGAAGCCCTGAAACAGGAGATCTTTGGAAAACCGTTTGAGGCTCGTGAGATGCGGCAGGGTGCGGCTGTGACGCGGATGACGCCCTTGCCTCCGGCGGTCCTGAACGTCAATCCAGCGATTGCTCGCACACTTCGAGATCCAAGAGCGGTGGCCCAGATCCGCTATGCTGCTTCTCAGAGCGGACAGCCCATGGGTTTTCTGCAGACCGTCATCGCCCAGCCTTCTGGCAAGAAAGATCCGCAGACTAATGTCCATGCGGACACCTTTCATGCCACATCAAAAGCCTGGCTCTTTTTGCAGGATGTTGGCGAGGACGACGGCCCCTTCTGTTTCGTTCCAGGCTCTCACAAGTTGACGGAACAACGCCTCGATTGGCAGCACCAATGCTCGATGTCTGCAAGTCGAGGCCAGGACTCCCATCATGCCAGCGGCTCATTCCGGATCAGCGCTGAGGAATTGGAGGCACTCGGTTTGCCGCAGCCGAAGCGCATGGCCGTGCCAGCCAATACGCTGGTCGTGGCAGATACCTTTGCTTTTCATGGGCGGACGCCGTCTGACAAGCCGACCGTACGCTGCGAAGTGCATTGGCACATGCGCCGGAACCCCTTCCTGCCGTGGACCGGGCTTGATCCCAAGTCCTTGCCCGGCATCCGTGAGCGGGAGTTGCAGCTTTTCATGCCCATCGCAGATGCGATGGAGAAATACGCCAAGAAGCGCAACGTCTGGCGACCGGTTGGTGAAGTGCCGGTCGGCTCAGAGCCACACGTATAG
- the meaB gene encoding methylmalonyl Co-A mutase-associated GTPase MeaB, whose protein sequence is MTETAPRKSRDPKALATGIRAGNRASLARAITLVESRKAEHRAIARGLIQDLLPLTGKAQRVGITGVPGVGKSTTIDMLGSNLTAQGHKVAVLAVDPSSTRTGGSILGDKTRMAQLAVDQNAFIRPSPSAGTLGGVAAKTRETMLLCEAAGFDTILVETVGIGQSETTVADMVDFFLVLMLPGAGDELQGIKKGVLEIADMIAVNKADGEGALRAQSAASDYRAALHILAPRSPTWSPPVVTISGLANEGLDAMWEQVTHHRDKMSATGEFQQRRADQQVAWMWDLLQQRMMEALTGNAQTAERLKRLEGEVREGQTAVSVAVEEISSLIGV, encoded by the coding sequence ATGACCGAGACAGCACCTCGCAAATCTCGCGACCCGAAGGCTCTGGCTACCGGAATACGCGCAGGAAACCGGGCGAGCCTCGCTCGCGCGATCACGCTGGTTGAGTCGCGCAAGGCGGAGCATCGCGCTATCGCCCGCGGGCTGATCCAGGACTTGCTCCCGCTCACAGGCAAGGCGCAGCGCGTCGGGATTACCGGCGTTCCGGGCGTTGGAAAGTCGACGACGATCGATATGCTCGGTTCCAATCTGACGGCCCAAGGACACAAGGTCGCGGTCTTGGCAGTGGACCCATCCTCGACACGCACCGGCGGCTCCATTTTGGGCGACAAGACCCGGATGGCGCAGTTGGCCGTGGATCAGAACGCCTTTATCCGGCCCTCTCCTTCAGCCGGCACGCTCGGCGGCGTTGCCGCCAAGACTCGCGAAACCATGCTGCTGTGTGAGGCTGCAGGCTTTGACACCATCCTGGTCGAGACAGTTGGTATCGGACAGTCGGAGACCACTGTCGCCGATATGGTGGATTTCTTTCTGGTGCTGATGCTGCCAGGGGCCGGCGACGAACTTCAGGGCATCAAGAAAGGCGTGCTTGAGATCGCCGACATGATCGCAGTGAACAAGGCCGATGGTGAGGGTGCGCTTCGCGCCCAAAGCGCCGCCTCAGACTACCGTGCTGCCCTTCATATCCTCGCGCCGCGCTCGCCCACCTGGAGCCCGCCCGTGGTGACCATCTCGGGGCTCGCGAATGAGGGCCTGGATGCCATGTGGGAACAGGTGACTCATCACCGGGACAAGATGAGCGCCACTGGAGAATTTCAACAACGCCGCGCTGACCAGCAGGTCGCCTGGATGTGGGATCTGTTGCAACAGCGCATGATGGAAGCTCTGACGGGCAATGCACAGACAGCCGAGCGGCTCAAGCGCCTTGAAGGTGAAGTGCGCGAAGGGCAAACGGCCGTCTCCGTCGCCGTTGAGGAAATCTCCAGTCTGATCGGCGTTTGA
- a CDS encoding pyroglutamyl-peptidase I has protein sequence MTKTILVTGFEPFPGMPINPTAQLIARLPRRLPPRAGIRFEFVRLPTTWAGRQTVTQQLRKDLKPSAIIHFGVDGTRRCINIETRAVNRATQVKPDAKGDHAAPGPLEQDGPAAKTSTLPVRALKDAAARSGVPVSLSRDAGTYLCNATLWDSISSGTPSVFIHVPTLPRGKFDTRPSLQDIEAAAVQILSEVARRI, from the coding sequence ATGACCAAAACCATTCTCGTCACCGGCTTTGAACCCTTCCCCGGCATGCCGATCAACCCTACAGCTCAGCTGATTGCTCGCTTGCCAAGACGGTTGCCCCCGAGAGCAGGGATCCGGTTCGAGTTTGTTCGACTTCCGACCACCTGGGCCGGACGGCAGACGGTCACCCAGCAATTGCGCAAGGATCTGAAGCCCTCTGCGATCATCCACTTCGGCGTTGACGGAACACGGCGTTGCATCAACATCGAGACCCGCGCCGTCAACCGCGCGACACAGGTCAAGCCAGACGCCAAAGGCGATCACGCCGCCCCCGGTCCTCTGGAACAGGACGGGCCTGCGGCCAAGACATCGACCTTGCCAGTGCGGGCATTGAAAGATGCCGCGGCACGCAGCGGAGTGCCCGTCTCCCTGTCACGTGACGCCGGCACCTATCTTTGCAACGCCACGCTCTGGGACAGCATCTCGAGCGGCACTCCGAGCGTCTTCATCCACGTCCCAACGCTGCCAAGAGGAAAGTTTGACACGAGACCTTCCCTGCAAGACATCGAAGCAGCAGCGGTCCAGATTTTGTCTGAAGTCGCGCGGCGGATCTAA
- a CDS encoding aldo/keto reductase → MEYRSLGSSGLKVPALSFGTGTFAGSGPLFGAWGRTDVAEARRLVDICLESGVNLFDSADVYSEGASEEVLGAAIKGRRGEILISTKAGLPTGEGANDRGTSRSRLIQVVDDALRRLGTDYIDIFQLHAFDASTPIEEVLGTLDTLVTAGKLRYVGVSNFSGWQIMKSLAIADRHNLPRYVANQVYYSLIGRDYEWDLMPLGADQGLGALVWSPLGWGRLTGKVRRDRPLPELSRLHDTADFGPPVDNEHLLKVIDALGEVAEEVEKTIPQVALNWLLRRPTVSSVIIGARNEEQLRQNLGAIGWSLTDQQIEKLDKASLKEAPYPHFPYRRQEGFALLDPPLAG, encoded by the coding sequence ATGGAATACCGTTCACTCGGTTCGTCTGGTCTCAAGGTCCCTGCACTCAGTTTCGGTACTGGCACCTTCGCAGGTTCTGGGCCTCTCTTTGGCGCATGGGGCAGGACGGATGTCGCTGAAGCCCGGAGGTTGGTGGATATCTGTTTGGAATCTGGCGTCAATCTCTTCGACAGCGCCGATGTTTACTCCGAGGGGGCGTCCGAGGAGGTCCTGGGTGCGGCAATCAAAGGCCGCCGAGGCGAGATTTTGATTTCCACAAAGGCGGGCTTGCCGACCGGTGAAGGTGCAAATGACCGGGGGACGTCGCGATCGAGGTTGATCCAGGTTGTAGACGACGCTCTGCGCCGTCTTGGAACCGACTACATCGACATCTTCCAGCTGCATGCCTTTGACGCGAGTACGCCGATCGAGGAGGTTCTCGGAACCCTGGACACCTTGGTAACAGCAGGCAAGCTCCGCTACGTCGGCGTTTCGAATTTTTCCGGGTGGCAGATCATGAAGTCGCTGGCCATCGCTGACAGACATAACCTGCCTCGCTACGTTGCAAACCAGGTTTATTATTCCCTGATCGGACGTGATTATGAATGGGATCTCATGCCGCTTGGAGCGGATCAGGGACTGGGCGCACTTGTCTGGAGCCCACTCGGATGGGGGCGTTTGACCGGCAAGGTAAGACGAGACCGCCCACTTCCAGAACTCAGCCGTCTTCATGATACCGCAGACTTTGGTCCACCGGTGGACAACGAGCACTTGCTGAAGGTGATCGACGCTCTGGGCGAGGTAGCAGAAGAAGTAGAAAAGACCATCCCGCAGGTCGCACTCAACTGGCTTCTGAGGCGTCCGACAGTGTCGTCGGTGATTATCGGAGCGCGCAACGAGGAACAGCTGAGGCAAAATCTCGGTGCAATTGGCTGGTCCTTGACCGATCAGCAGATTGAAAAGCTGGACAAAGCCAGCCTCAAGGAAGCGCCTTATCCGCACTTCCCCTATCGACGTCAGGAGGGGTTTGCCCTTCTCGACCCGCCTCTCGCGGGATAG